The Stratiformator vulcanicus genome has a segment encoding these proteins:
- the cpaB gene encoding Flp pilus assembly protein CpaB, translating to MRFTPALLVLIMFVVVGGLIAAYVAKTIFASEEAPAEEERRTIPMAAGDIKPGTFITEAHIADGLIPPSEIDGSMILRQQVVVGRYAKEAIPARSPFRLGDLQDPGYRPSIQVKEGMRAVSVGISDSSDVVEGLLDPGDFVDVHMTVSNHPDRRIRGGLTMTLFRGVKILAVSSRSGVADSPTAITLELTPEQANIMILARDRGDITLTLNPDGLGTGVVDVPESDRATLEQILGLRPTPEPEPPLEIEHFDGSRRDVLYFNDGRRVWRSQIDTPGNDLNYNPINGRPDREPAPKDEKKVAPTA from the coding sequence ATGCGGTTTACACCCGCCCTGCTCGTACTGATTATGTTCGTCGTGGTCGGCGGACTCATTGCCGCATACGTGGCGAAGACCATTTTCGCCAGTGAAGAAGCGCCGGCCGAAGAAGAACGCCGGACAATTCCGATGGCCGCCGGCGACATCAAACCGGGCACGTTTATTACGGAAGCCCACATCGCCGACGGACTCATCCCGCCCTCAGAAATTGACGGTTCGATGATCCTGCGTCAGCAGGTGGTCGTCGGTCGTTACGCGAAAGAAGCGATCCCCGCTCGTTCGCCATTCCGCCTCGGCGATCTCCAGGACCCTGGCTATCGCCCGAGCATTCAAGTCAAAGAAGGCATGCGAGCCGTTTCCGTCGGCATCAGCGATAGCAGCGACGTCGTCGAAGGGCTACTCGATCCGGGCGACTTTGTCGACGTTCATATGACCGTCAGCAATCACCCGGATCGACGGATTCGTGGCGGCCTGACGATGACGCTGTTCCGCGGTGTCAAAATCCTGGCCGTCTCAAGTCGCTCGGGAGTCGCCGACTCGCCCACGGCGATCACGCTCGAACTGACGCCCGAACAGGCCAACATCATGATTCTCGCCCGTGACCGTGGCGACATCACCCTGACGTTGAACCCGGACGGTCTCGGGACCGGCGTCGTCGATGTTCCCGAAAGCGATCGGGCCACGCTCGAGCAGATTCTCGGTCTTCGCCCCACGCCCGAACCGGAACCGCCGCTCGAGATCGAGCATTTCGACGGCTCGCGACGCGATGTTCTTTACTTCAACGATGGACGCCGCGTGTGGCGGTCACAGATCGACACTCCGGGCAACGACCTGAACTACAACCCTATCAACGGTCGGCCTGACCGAGAACCGGCTCCCAAGGACGAGAAGAAAGTCGCACCGACGGCTTAG
- a CDS encoding CpaF family protein, which yields MVTKTETQTTNGQGLPTREFQRVKTRIHHRMVDAIDMSKAGDLDEADLRRQLTALATHLCDQEDVDLSSEQRDRMVREIMDEIYGFGPLEPLMSDPAVSDVLVNGPHSVFVERNGRLEQTDVEFADQQHLLEVIRRLVGRAGRRIDEVSPMVDAKLPDGSRLNAVIPPLAQKGATVSIRRFRTHQLQFDDMVEMGTLAPAMADFLKFAVAGRLNILFSGGTGAGKTTMLNNVSRYIPTSERVVTVEETAELQLQQPDVVSLEARPHNVEGKGEITLRDLVKNSLRMRPDRVIVGEARGGEVLDMLQAMNTGHDGSMSTVHANDCREALDRIELMIALAGAELPSSVARRYVANALDIIVHVSRLSTGERKITRISEVVGIEDGDYVVEDIFVYRMTGVKDDRVDGAFYATGHEPRVLGRLAAKGHDIPTDLFVARELELKK from the coding sequence ATGGTTACCAAGACAGAAACTCAGACCACGAACGGACAGGGACTTCCGACCCGGGAGTTCCAACGGGTCAAGACGCGCATCCATCACCGTATGGTCGACGCGATCGACATGTCGAAGGCGGGCGATCTGGATGAAGCCGACCTGCGACGCCAGCTCACCGCCCTCGCCACGCACCTGTGCGATCAGGAAGACGTCGACCTTTCGTCCGAGCAGCGCGACCGCATGGTCCGCGAGATCATGGACGAAATCTACGGTTTCGGTCCGCTCGAACCACTGATGAGCGACCCTGCCGTCAGCGACGTGCTCGTCAACGGTCCTCACAGCGTGTTCGTCGAGCGGAACGGCCGGTTGGAACAGACCGACGTCGAGTTTGCTGACCAGCAGCACCTGCTCGAAGTCATCCGTCGCCTTGTCGGTCGAGCCGGCCGTCGGATCGATGAAGTCTCGCCGATGGTCGATGCCAAACTGCCGGACGGCTCACGACTGAACGCGGTGATTCCACCGCTGGCCCAGAAGGGGGCGACGGTTTCGATTCGCCGCTTCCGCACTCACCAATTGCAGTTCGACGACATGGTGGAGATGGGGACCCTCGCCCCCGCCATGGCCGACTTCCTGAAATTCGCCGTGGCCGGCCGCCTCAACATCCTGTTCAGCGGTGGTACCGGTGCCGGTAAAACGACCATGCTCAATAACGTGAGTCGTTACATTCCGACGTCCGAGCGTGTTGTCACCGTTGAAGAAACAGCGGAACTGCAGTTGCAGCAACCCGACGTCGTCTCGCTCGAAGCCCGTCCGCACAACGTCGAAGGCAAAGGCGAAATCACGCTGCGAGATCTCGTCAAGAACAGCCTGCGGATGCGGCCCGACCGTGTGATCGTCGGCGAAGCCCGCGGCGGCGAAGTGCTCGACATGCTGCAGGCAATGAATACGGGCCACGACGGCTCGATGAGTACCGTCCACGCCAACGATTGCCGCGAAGCCCTCGACCGTATCGAACTGATGATCGCCCTCGCCGGGGCCGAGTTGCCCAGCTCCGTCGCGCGACGCTACGTCGCCAACGCGTTGGACATCATCGTTCACGTGAGTCGGCTCAGTACCGGCGAGCGGAAGATCACGCGAATCTCGGAAGTCGTCGGAATTGAAGACGGCGATTACGTCGTCGAAGACATCTTCGTCTACCGGATGACCGGTGTGAAAGACGATCGGGTCGATGGGGCCTTCTACGCCACCGGCCACGAGCCGCGCGTGCTGGGCCGACTGGCCGCCAAAGGACATGACATCCCGACCGACCTGTTCGTCGCGCGGGAACTGGAATTGAAAAAGTAG
- a CDS encoding type II secretion system F family protein translates to MATAAPIKSKPEFAGILRERNEFAQGDSGQTSDKINSSFDSLMLQSGLGMSPGLMLAVIVCSALALAGVAFVVQENLLTTGIAFFVGGVLAVLALFAVRARRQKKIMGQIPDMVSELARAARTGRSLESCLQTVAEDTPSPLGDELRIGTRRMAMGVPVADALRDLPERTGVNSLHVFVMALALHSETGGDLVRILERLARAVRDRIGFLGRLRAATAASRATAILMLVVPPAIVLFFIIRDPNYLTDLFDSFWGRLVTVLAIILQIVGSLWVLMILNRSRRT, encoded by the coding sequence ATGGCGACCGCAGCCCCTATCAAATCAAAACCCGAATTTGCCGGCATCTTGCGCGAACGCAACGAGTTCGCCCAGGGCGACAGCGGGCAAACTTCGGACAAGATTAACAGCAGCTTTGACAGCCTGATGCTGCAATCAGGCCTGGGCATGTCGCCCGGTCTGATGCTGGCCGTCATCGTTTGCTCGGCGCTGGCGCTCGCCGGTGTCGCGTTCGTCGTTCAGGAAAACCTGCTGACGACCGGTATCGCGTTCTTTGTCGGCGGCGTGTTGGCCGTGCTGGCGTTGTTTGCCGTCAGGGCCCGGCGGCAGAAGAAGATCATGGGACAGATCCCGGACATGGTCAGCGAGTTGGCTCGCGCCGCTCGCACAGGACGCAGCCTCGAAAGCTGTTTGCAAACCGTCGCCGAAGACACGCCTTCGCCGCTCGGGGATGAATTGAGAATCGGAACCCGTCGCATGGCGATGGGTGTACCCGTTGCCGACGCATTACGAGATCTGCCGGAACGGACGGGCGTCAACAGCTTGCACGTTTTCGTGATGGCCCTCGCGCTGCACAGCGAAACGGGTGGCGACCTGGTGCGGATCCTCGAGCGACTCGCCCGCGCCGTTCGCGATCGAATCGGCTTCCTCGGACGGCTACGAGCGGCCACCGCCGCGAGTCGTGCGACGGCGATCCTGATGCTCGTCGTTCCTCCGGCGATCGTGCTGTTCTTCATTATTCGCGACCCGAACTACCTGACCGACCTGTTCGACAGCTTCTGGGGCCGGTTGGTGACGGTGCTCGCAATCATCCTTCAGATCGTCGGCAGCCTGTGGGTTCTGATGATCCTGAACCGCAGCCGTCGAACATAG
- a CDS encoding type II secretion system F family protein: MTTQTIFNLVYIIGAVVILATIVPVVVKWFRRSEKKADQAQAERVESAARPEPVRQQVNEPAYAMAGASDEPESNPHWRSRLFEESAHNEAREAKLDPEDVPVQGDGDYAFGGATTTLASMLPETEERHHGWRKVLRTAGYLSPHAWQNFTAFRFLAVVIPLVLLGALLILVPKAFEIPVLIAILLVPAICWAAVGLYVRNKAADRKLRIEQGLPDAVDMLNMCVSQGLTIPQSFEKIARQIKPAYPDLAKEFQIIVEHARVGSLPQALENFADRVDVPEARSLTALLTQTDRMGTSVSQSLSDYSDSVRDDLKQRADENANKAGFKLLFPTVLCLMPAVYMFLLGPAIVELNNFLREGGRELLDDSRAAIQETGIQNDSRITR, translated from the coding sequence ATGACCACTCAGACAATCTTCAATCTGGTTTACATCATCGGCGCAGTGGTCATCCTCGCCACGATCGTGCCGGTCGTGGTGAAGTGGTTCCGTCGTTCTGAAAAGAAAGCGGATCAGGCTCAGGCGGAACGCGTAGAGTCAGCCGCGCGACCGGAACCGGTGCGCCAGCAGGTCAACGAACCGGCTTACGCGATGGCCGGAGCGAGTGACGAGCCGGAGTCGAACCCGCATTGGCGGTCTCGACTCTTTGAAGAGTCGGCTCACAACGAAGCCCGCGAAGCAAAGCTCGATCCGGAAGACGTGCCGGTGCAGGGCGACGGCGACTATGCCTTCGGCGGCGCAACCACCACGCTCGCTTCAATGCTGCCGGAGACCGAAGAACGACATCACGGCTGGCGCAAAGTCCTCCGGACGGCCGGCTATCTGTCTCCCCACGCCTGGCAGAACTTCACCGCGTTTCGCTTTCTCGCGGTCGTCATTCCGCTCGTGCTGCTCGGGGCTTTATTGATTCTGGTTCCGAAAGCCTTCGAGATTCCAGTACTGATCGCGATCCTGCTCGTCCCGGCAATCTGCTGGGCGGCGGTCGGCTTGTACGTGCGGAACAAGGCCGCCGATCGCAAACTTCGAATTGAACAGGGACTGCCCGACGCCGTCGACATGCTCAACATGTGCGTCAGCCAGGGCCTGACGATTCCGCAATCGTTTGAGAAAATCGCACGGCAGATCAAACCGGCCTATCCGGACCTCGCCAAAGAATTTCAGATTATCGTCGAACACGCCCGCGTCGGATCTCTCCCGCAGGCATTGGAAAACTTCGCCGATCGTGTCGACGTACCGGAAGCCCGTTCGCTGACGGCACTGCTGACGCAAACGGATCGTATGGGTACGAGCGTGTCGCAGTCTCTCTCGGACTACTCCGACAGCGTACGCGACGACCTCAAACAGCGGGCCGATGAGAACGCGAACAAAGCAGGCTTCAAACTCCTCTTCCCGACCGTGCTGTGCCTGATGCCGGCGGTCTACATGTTCCTGCTCGGTCCGGCGATCGTCGAACTGAACAACTTCCTCCGCGAAGGCGGCCGCGAACTGCTCGACGACAGCCGAGCCGCGATCCAGGAAACCGGTATCCAGAACGACTCACGAATCACCCGCTAA
- a CDS encoding Gfo/Idh/MocA family protein — MSDHETSKRPAGPLAGRIGVNRRQFLGDGARTAAGAVAGGVAFAQSAAAGPHDQDQPVRLGVIGVRHQGRPLAKSFAAIEGCRVTSVCDVDASVMTRTARELAEQSGVAPGIESDYRRILDAPEIDAIAIATPDHWHAQMIRDAVEAGKDVYVEPPLTRTLAELDGLSETIEANDRIVCVGLSQRGSTAFAEAMNYLRSGNIGHVRLAKAWAVNMRKPIPQRADSAEPNGVDYAAWLGPSGPRPFNANRFHRNWSSFWDYGCGELGLWGPHLLDVAALGLGVTLPTRVTAAGLTAAPPQETPDSLNVTYDYGDRIIQWEHREWSRRGPEGRNAAVAFYGTKGTLILDRGGWKVIDGEATAGRSIGFDPRSYLRSFLESIRSRQTAFDYESTSLSTRLCHLGNQAFREAREIRIG, encoded by the coding sequence ATGAGCGATCACGAAACATCAAAGCGTCCGGCGGGCCCGCTTGCGGGGCGAATCGGCGTCAATCGGCGACAATTTCTGGGCGACGGAGCACGCACTGCGGCCGGGGCCGTGGCGGGTGGTGTAGCCTTCGCGCAGAGCGCTGCGGCCGGGCCGCACGATCAGGATCAACCTGTCCGGCTCGGGGTGATCGGCGTGCGCCATCAGGGGCGCCCGCTCGCGAAGTCCTTCGCCGCCATCGAGGGCTGTCGCGTCACGTCGGTTTGCGATGTCGACGCGTCCGTGATGACTCGAACAGCTCGCGAGTTGGCGGAACAATCGGGGGTCGCGCCGGGGATCGAGTCTGACTACCGCCGCATTCTCGACGCGCCTGAGATCGATGCCATCGCGATCGCGACGCCCGATCACTGGCACGCGCAGATGATCCGCGATGCGGTCGAAGCGGGCAAAGACGTTTACGTCGAGCCGCCGCTGACGCGAACACTCGCGGAGTTAGACGGGCTGAGCGAAACGATCGAAGCCAACGACCGCATTGTCTGTGTGGGGTTGTCTCAGCGTGGGAGCACGGCCTTCGCCGAGGCGATGAATTACCTGCGGAGCGGCAACATCGGTCACGTTCGGTTGGCGAAGGCCTGGGCCGTCAACATGCGAAAGCCGATCCCGCAGCGGGCGGACTCGGCCGAACCGAACGGCGTTGACTACGCCGCGTGGCTCGGCCCGTCCGGGCCTCGGCCGTTCAATGCGAATCGATTTCACCGCAACTGGTCGAGCTTTTGGGACTACGGCTGCGGGGAACTCGGGCTGTGGGGGCCGCACTTGCTCGACGTCGCGGCGCTCGGCCTCGGGGTTACGCTGCCGACACGCGTGACGGCAGCAGGATTAACGGCGGCCCCGCCGCAAGAGACGCCTGATTCGCTGAATGTGACCTATGACTACGGCGATCGGATCATCCAATGGGAGCACCGCGAGTGGAGTCGCCGCGGTCCGGAAGGACGCAATGCGGCCGTAGCGTTTTACGGCACCAAGGGGACGCTCATCCTCGATCGAGGCGGTTGGAAAGTCATCGATGGCGAGGCGACGGCGGGTCGGTCGATCGGGTTCGATCCCCGCTCTTATCTCCGGTCATTTCTTGAATCGATCCGGTCACGTCAAACGGCGTTCGACTATGAATCGACGTCACTCTCGACCCGGCTGTGCCATCTCGGCAATCAGGCGTTTCGCGAAGCACGCGAGATTCGAATCGGATAG